The sequence AGCAAGGTGGTTTTGCCGCAGCCGGACGGTCCCAGCAGGGTGACGAATTCATTATCCCGCACCTGCAAATTAATGCCATCCAGCGCTTTTACCCTCCCCCCTTTCGGAGTCCGGTAATATTTGACCGCGTTGTTTAAAGCAACAACCGAACGGAAGTTATGACTCTCATTCATAATAACTCCGGCAAGCGTCAGTAAAAAAATCGCCAGGATAAATAATCAGCCGCATTAATTCGCGCTGCGGAAGCGCGTCCACACCCGGTCGTATTGGCGCAGATATTGTCCCAGATCCTCAAATATCTGCAGCCGGGCGCGAACGTCGGCGGGCGGATTGGCGGCGGGATTGTTTTTTAAGCTCGCCGGCAATAAATCAATCGCTTTACGATTGGGGGTGCCGTTCATTTGCTGCGCGGTATTCATCGCCGCAATATCCGGCTTAAGAAAAAACTCCATAAACTTTTTGGCGTTCTCTTTATTCGGGGCGCTGTGCAGTACGCACATATTTTCCTGATACATGGTGGCCCCCTCTTCAGGGATCACATAGGCGAGATTATCCGGGTCCTGCGAGACATACATCAGCGCGCCGACGAAATAATGCGCGGCGGCCACATCCCCGGACTGCACCAGCGGAATACTTTCGTAGGTGAAGGCCGACACCAGGGGTTTTTTCGCCGTCAGCCAGTCGGCCGCCTGCTTTAAATCCTCGCCGCTATGGGTATTGACCGATTTATTATTGACGATAAGCCCGACGCTGAGCGTTTCACGCATATCGTCCAGCATGATCACTTTTTTGCCCCGCTCGGCTTCGGCAAAAAAATCGCGCCAGGAGGTGATGGGTTTATCCACCTTATTTTTATTGTAAAAAATGCCGACGGTGCCCCAGGCGTACGGCAGGCAGTATTCCCCTTTGGGATCGGTTTTGGCGCGCAAAAACTGCGGGTCGATATTGCCGAAGTCCGCCGCCT comes from Brenneria nigrifluens DSM 30175 = ATCC 13028 and encodes:
- a CDS encoding polyamine ABC transporter substrate-binding protein; the protein is MSIRVAKAAKGVCLSLLASAMLTSLPARAAGELRLYNWGDYINPAVLTAFTKETGISVKLDTYGNNEEMLAKIQAGASGYDIVFPSVHMQDVMATLKLLEKTDINQAADFGNIDPQFLRAKTDPKGEYCLPYAWGTVGIFYNKNKVDKPITSWRDFFAEAERGKKVIMLDDMRETLSVGLIVNNKSVNTHSGEDLKQAADWLTAKKPLVSAFTYESIPLVQSGDVAAAHYFVGALMYVSQDPDNLAYVIPEEGATMYQENMCVLHSAPNKENAKKFMEFFLKPDIAAMNTAQQMNGTPNRKAIDLLPASLKNNPAANPPADVRARLQIFEDLGQYLRQYDRVWTRFRSAN